One window of the Endomicrobium proavitum genome contains the following:
- a CDS encoding GNAT family N-acetyltransferase, translating into MKIIKVKTENLINIVSSLANEIWNEHYSGIVPKPQIDYMLERFQSASAISKQISSQNYLYYLLQADGGYQGYFAILPKTGELFLSKIYIKVQSRKKGYGKESVTFIKETAKKLNLKQITLTVNKNNLSSIEAYKKIGFIIADSIKSDIGSGFYMDDYLMSLGV; encoded by the coding sequence GTGAAAATCATAAAAGTAAAAACCGAAAATTTAATTAATATTGTATCTTCTCTTGCTAATGAAATTTGGAACGAGCATTACAGCGGCATAGTTCCTAAACCTCAAATAGATTATATGCTTGAACGCTTTCAGTCTGCGTCTGCAATTTCAAAACAAATATCGTCGCAAAATTACTTGTATTATCTTTTGCAGGCTGACGGCGGTTATCAAGGCTATTTCGCAATACTTCCAAAAACAGGCGAACTTTTTTTAAGTAAAATTTACATAAAAGTTCAAAGCAGAAAAAAAGGATACGGCAAAGAATCGGTGACTTTTATTAAAGAAACGGCAAAAAAATTAAATCTAAAACAAATAACGCTTACGGTAAATAAAAATAATTTATCATCTATAGAAGCATATAAAAAAATAGGTTTTATAATAGCGGATTCAATAAAATCAGATATCGGCAGCGGCTTTTACATGGACGATTATCTTATGAGTTTGGGAGTTTAA
- the ychF gene encoding redox-regulated ATPase YchF, with product MKLGIVGLPNVGKSTLFNAITKAGAECANYPFCTIDPNVGVVAVPDKRLDFLEKLYNSKKKVYATVDFVDIAGLVKGASQGEGLGNQFLSHIRETQAIVHVVRCYENKDITHVMGGIDPLRDIEIIDTELTLADLDSMTKIYERLAKNSRMNDKKVLAQIDFAKKVKEHLEAGKPARTLELNDDEKNMLKDFFLITAKPVLYACNVGENDLPSLQNEYVKIVVQKALADGAQAVAICAKIEAELSELADSDRDAFLKDLGLTEAGLNRLIKAGFTLLGLETFLTAGEDEVRAWTIKRGFLAPQAAGVIHTDFERGFIRAEVMNYDDLFKLGSEKAVKEAGLLKSEGKEYVVKDGDIIEFRFNV from the coding sequence ATGAAACTTGGCATAGTGGGTCTTCCTAACGTTGGTAAATCAACATTATTTAATGCAATAACAAAAGCGGGCGCGGAATGCGCTAATTATCCTTTTTGCACTATAGACCCAAACGTGGGCGTGGTTGCGGTTCCGGATAAAAGATTGGACTTTTTGGAAAAACTTTACAATTCAAAAAAGAAAGTTTACGCTACGGTAGATTTTGTGGATATCGCGGGTCTTGTTAAAGGCGCGTCGCAGGGCGAGGGGCTGGGCAATCAGTTCTTATCGCACATCAGAGAAACTCAGGCTATTGTTCACGTGGTGCGCTGTTATGAAAACAAAGATATTACGCACGTTATGGGCGGCATTGACCCTTTAAGAGACATTGAAATTATAGACACGGAACTGACTCTTGCGGATTTAGACTCAATGACAAAAATATACGAGCGTCTTGCAAAAAATTCGCGCATGAACGATAAAAAAGTTTTAGCGCAAATTGATTTTGCGAAAAAAGTTAAAGAACATCTTGAAGCCGGAAAACCGGCAAGGACGCTTGAATTAAACGACGATGAAAAAAATATGTTAAAAGATTTCTTTTTAATTACGGCAAAGCCTGTGCTCTACGCTTGTAATGTCGGCGAAAACGATTTGCCGTCTTTGCAAAACGAATACGTTAAAATTGTCGTGCAGAAAGCCTTGGCTGACGGCGCGCAAGCGGTGGCTATATGCGCAAAAATTGAAGCCGAACTTTCCGAACTTGCAGATTCTGACCGGGACGCGTTTTTAAAAGATTTAGGTTTAACCGAAGCCGGTCTTAACCGTTTAATTAAAGCCGGCTTTACGCTGCTGGGGCTTGAAACTTTTTTAACTGCAGGGGAAGACGAAGTGCGCGCGTGGACAATAAAGCGGGGCTTTTTAGCGCCGCAAGCCGCCGGCGTAATTCACACGGATTTTGAAAGAGGTTTTATACGCGCCGAAGTTATGAATTACGACGATTTATTCAAACTCGGCAGCGAAAAAGCCGTCAAGGAAGCCGGTCTTCTAAAAAGCGAAGGCAAAGAATACGTTGTTAAAGACGGCGATATAATAGAGTTTCGCTTTAATGTGTGA
- a CDS encoding TerC family protein — protein sequence MDASLFMWIVFWVVVAVALFVDLVILQRHQGNVGFKEAVKMVCLWIGLALSFGVFIYFASGDLGSVKALEYITGYVVEYSLSIDNMFVFLMIFAYFAIPKQHQPKVLIYGIIGAIVLRFLFVFIGIQLINAFAWIIYVFGAVLIVTAVKMFFQKDEQVNPEKNIAYRILKKFFSFTTDIKTSKFFIKEKGVLYATPMLAAVGVIEVSDIIFAVDSIPAVLSISRDTFIVYTSNIFAIVGLRSLYFLLSNLAEKFKYLQYGVAVILFFVGLKMIIQHHIPVPTHVSLAIIILILGVSIITSIVHDKKKAK from the coding sequence ATGGACGCAAGTTTATTTATGTGGATTGTTTTCTGGGTTGTTGTCGCCGTTGCTTTGTTTGTAGATTTGGTAATTTTGCAGCGTCATCAGGGCAACGTAGGTTTTAAAGAAGCCGTTAAAATGGTATGTCTTTGGATAGGGCTTGCTCTGTCTTTCGGCGTTTTTATATATTTTGCTTCCGGGGATTTGGGCTCTGTAAAAGCTTTGGAATATATTACGGGCTACGTTGTTGAATATTCTCTTTCAATAGACAATATGTTTGTGTTTTTGATGATATTTGCATATTTTGCAATACCTAAACAACATCAGCCGAAAGTTTTAATTTACGGAATTATAGGCGCAATAGTTTTAAGATTTTTATTTGTTTTTATAGGAATACAGCTTATAAATGCGTTTGCGTGGATAATTTATGTTTTCGGCGCCGTGCTTATTGTTACGGCGGTAAAAATGTTTTTTCAAAAAGACGAGCAGGTAAATCCTGAAAAAAATATAGCTTATAGAATATTAAAAAAATTCTTTTCTTTTACAACGGATATAAAAACAAGTAAATTTTTTATCAAGGAAAAAGGCGTTCTTTACGCTACGCCTATGCTTGCGGCGGTCGGCGTTATTGAGGTAAGCGATATAATTTTTGCTGTGGATTCAATACCTGCGGTTCTTTCAATTTCCAGAGACACTTTTATAGTTTATACGTCAAATATTTTTGCAATTGTAGGGTTAAGGTCTTTATATTTTCTTCTGTCAAACTTGGCGGAAAAATTTAAATATTTGCAATACGGCGTTGCTGTGATACTGTTTTTTGTAGGTTTAAAAATGATTATTCAACATCACATTCCCGTGCCTACGCACGTCTCGCTGGCAATAATAATACTCATCCTCGGCGTTTCCATAATAACATCCATAGTCCACGATAAAAAGAAAGCTAAATAG